The following nucleotide sequence is from Thermostaphylospora chromogena.
CGGGGCGCCGAGCTGGCCGCCCTCCTCGGCCATGTCCCTCTTGCCGTCCTGCCAGATCAGCCAGCGTCCCTGCCGCTGCGACCAGCGGAAGGTGAACGTCGCCGCGGGGTAGCGCACGGTGAAGGAGCGCCGCTCCACCCCGCCCTCGGGGGCCTCGCCGAAGGTGAACCCGATGTCCTTGGCCTTGGACACCCCGTCCGCCTGCGCCAGCAGCTTGCGCGGGTCGACCACGAGGTTGTACGGCGCGACCCGGCCGGGCACGCGGGTGTAGGCCGACGGCACGGCGTCGTGGGAGACGTCGACCAGCGACGCCTGCCGCACGTACGGGATCATCTTGCTCTGCACGCCCGAGTACGACAGGGCGGGTTTGCCGAACTGCGGCAGGATGTGCAGGTCGGAGATGCGCGCCGAGCGCACCGGGCCGATCCGCTTCGGCAGCTTGGAGGAGTAGATCGCCATCAGCCGGGTCAGGCCGCCCTCGACCTGCTCGACGTAGACGATGTCGGCGCTCTTCACACCGATCTGCGGCTTGCCCGCCGCCGTGTTCTCGATCTTGACCGCGAGCACCGGCTTGCGCTTGGCCGTGGGCCGGCCGGTGAAGGGGTGGGCGGGTGGCGGGGTGGGCGTCTCCTCGACCGCGGGCGCAGCCTGACTCGACGGCTCGGGCGGGGCCGCACCCGCTCCGCCCGACGAGCAAGCCGCGGCGGGGGCCAGCATGGCCACTCCTGCGAGCGTGACCGCCATCACCCGGTTTACCCGCACAGCACAACTCCTCCGACTTTTGGGGGATGACCGGGGAAGAGCTTACCGATGCCGGGATAAGACCGGTTCCAATCAATATACAAAGAGGTCACAAATTACCAAGAAACCCCCACATCTCCGGCGGGCGGAACACCCGGTTTTTACCCGGCGCCGGTCCGACGCCCCCGCCCCGGGCCGGAGGGTCACTCCGCGGGCATCATCCGCGGCGGCTCGTCATCGATCTCGAAGAACTCGGGATACTCGGTGTGCCCCGCCAGCCGCAGCGTGCGAGCCAGCCACCGACGCTGAGCCACCCGGGTGACCGCCACCGCGTTGTTGTAGAAACGCCGCGCGTACACCACCTTGGCCACCGCCTCGTCCAGCTCGGCGAGCAGCTCGGCCCCGCCCGCCGCCTCGGCGAGCTTCTCCCGGAAGCGCTCCTGGTCCATCACCGCGCGCAGGGTGCGCGACAGGTCGCTCTCGGCCTGCTCGCGCTCCTCCGGACCGGCCGTGCGGGCCAGGTGGGCCGCGGAGGCCAGCACCAGCGAGGTCGCCGGGTCGAGAATGCGGGAGGCGGCCAGCTCCAGGCAGACCGCGGCCCGCCGTACCAACGCCACGTCGAGCGCCTCACGCGCCAGCTCCAGCCGGATGTGCAGGCGGTCCAGGCGCCCCGCCCGCCAGGAGATGTAGACCGCCGTCAGCACCAGCACGACGGCCACCAGAAGGAAGACGATCGTGGTGTTCACGGCGCGCTCGTCCGATCCTCGGTGACGGCCGTGCCGGGCAGCGCCACCGTCTCATACACCCGTACCACGTCACGGGCGACCGTCGACCAGTCGTACTTCCACACCGCGCGGCGCGCCTCGGCCGCCAGCCTCGCCCGCCGCTCCGGGTCGTCCAGCAGCCTGCCCGCCTCCGCGGCCAGCGAGCGCGGATCGCCGTTGCG
It contains:
- a CDS encoding DUF3048 domain-containing protein — encoded protein: MRVNRVMAVTLAGVAMLAPAAACSSGGAGAAPPEPSSQAAPAVEETPTPPPAHPFTGRPTAKRKPVLAVKIENTAAGKPQIGVKSADIVYVEQVEGGLTRLMAIYSSKLPKRIGPVRSARISDLHILPQFGKPALSYSGVQSKMIPYVRQASLVDVSHDAVPSAYTRVPGRVAPYNLVVDPRKLLAQADGVSKAKDIGFTFGEAPEGGVERRSFTVRYPAATFTFRWSQRQGRWLIWQDGKRDMAEEGGQLGAPTIVVQYAKTVRSEFHDSNGSYTPLVQTTGKGRAVILRDGKAYKGRWERPTEEDGTTFTTESGEPMPFAPGQVWVVLAAPKPVQP